Proteins encoded within one genomic window of Paraburkholderia sp. HP33-1:
- a CDS encoding acyl-CoA dehydrogenase family protein, whose protein sequence is MTSRPPDNALAEAERDAAALDALADLDSPQAAAWLDALTREFAAGAAALDAGPLFPHDNLARLRRAGLLSLTVPRALGGREATLAQTLRVVGAIARGEPSTALILVMQCLYHLRLQANPNWPAALKERIARDAVERGALINSLRVEPELGSPSRGGLPATIGRRADDHWLLNGRKLYSTGSPGLTWFAVWGRTDEDSPRVGAWLVHRDTPGIRFGEPWNHLGMRATGSHEVIFDNVLVPLDHAVDLQPAQQATGMDPLTGIWMNVLLPSIYDGVARAARDWFVQWAAQRAPSGLNAPLSSLERFQQTAGRIDSLLFNNRALLDAGAAGHVDATQAPAIKYLVSRHAIEAVQLALEASGNPGLSRNNPLERHYRDVLCARIHTPQDDTVLGNLGRAAFAGVAASASAARGR, encoded by the coding sequence ATGACGAGCCGTCCCCCTGATAACGCGCTTGCCGAAGCCGAGCGCGACGCCGCCGCGCTCGATGCGTTGGCAGATCTCGACAGTCCGCAAGCCGCCGCGTGGCTCGACGCGCTGACCCGCGAGTTCGCGGCCGGCGCGGCCGCGCTCGACGCTGGCCCGCTGTTCCCGCACGACAACCTCGCGCGCCTGCGTCGCGCGGGCCTGCTGTCGCTGACCGTGCCTCGCGCGCTCGGTGGACGCGAGGCTACGCTCGCGCAAACGCTGCGCGTGGTCGGCGCGATTGCGCGCGGCGAACCGTCGACGGCGCTGATCCTCGTGATGCAATGCCTGTATCACCTGCGGTTGCAGGCCAATCCGAATTGGCCTGCCGCGCTCAAGGAACGCATCGCACGCGACGCCGTCGAGCGTGGTGCGCTCATCAACTCGCTACGCGTCGAGCCCGAGCTTGGTTCACCGTCGCGCGGCGGCCTGCCCGCGACGATCGGCCGGCGCGCGGACGATCACTGGCTGCTGAACGGCCGCAAGCTCTATTCGACCGGCAGCCCGGGGCTCACGTGGTTCGCGGTCTGGGGCCGCACGGACGAAGACTCGCCGCGCGTCGGCGCGTGGCTCGTGCATCGCGATACGCCGGGCATCCGCTTCGGCGAGCCGTGGAACCATCTCGGCATGCGTGCGACCGGTAGTCACGAGGTGATCTTCGACAATGTGCTCGTGCCGCTCGACCATGCGGTCGATTTGCAACCGGCGCAGCAGGCTACGGGAATGGACCCGCTGACCGGCATCTGGATGAACGTGCTGCTGCCGTCGATCTATGACGGCGTGGCACGGGCCGCGCGCGACTGGTTCGTGCAATGGGCTGCGCAGCGCGCACCGTCTGGCCTCAACGCGCCACTGTCGAGCCTCGAGCGCTTTCAGCAGACGGCGGGCCGCATCGACTCGCTGCTATTCAACAACCGCGCGTTGCTCGATGCGGGCGCGGCCGGTCACGTCGACGCGACGCAAGCGCCGGCCATCAAGTATCTGGTCAGCCGGCACGCGATCGAAGCCGTGCAGCTCGCGCTCGAAGCGAGCGGCAATCCCGGACTGAGCCGCAACAACCCGCTGGAGCGCCACTATCGCGACGTGCTGTGCGCGCGCATTCATACGCCGCAGGACGATACGGTGCTCGGCAATCTCGGGCGGGCCGCATTTGCCGGCGTTGCAGCATCCGCGTCTGCGGCTCGCGGTCGATAA
- a CDS encoding ABC transporter ATP-binding protein → MVAASEAQFVADTRQGARIDVRNVSHRFVLRGAALPVLDDLSLSIEPSEFVALLGPSGCGKSTLLRLVAGLEAPVQGAIHADGERVSGPDPSRVVVFQDPTLFPWRTVRDNVGLGPEMRRARRDGAARIDAALELVGLSAFANAFPHQLSGGMAQRAALARALVNDPQLLVLDEPFGKLDSLTRMRMQGELVQLWQAQGFSVLLVTHDVEEALYVANRVIVLSERPARIVAQVRNDAPYPRHRDDPALVALRRQVLAQLGLDT, encoded by the coding sequence ATGGTAGCCGCTTCTGAAGCGCAATTCGTCGCCGACACGCGGCAAGGCGCGCGCATCGACGTGCGCAACGTCAGTCATCGCTTCGTGCTGCGCGGCGCCGCCTTGCCGGTGCTCGACGACCTCAGCCTCTCGATCGAGCCCAGCGAATTCGTTGCGCTGCTGGGGCCGAGCGGCTGCGGCAAGTCGACGTTGCTGCGACTCGTGGCCGGCCTGGAAGCGCCGGTACAGGGGGCGATCCATGCCGACGGCGAGCGCGTCAGCGGACCCGACCCGTCGCGGGTGGTCGTGTTTCAGGACCCGACGCTGTTCCCGTGGCGCACCGTGCGCGACAACGTCGGGCTTGGTCCCGAGATGCGTCGCGCGAGGCGCGACGGCGCCGCGCGCATCGATGCCGCGCTCGAACTGGTCGGGCTGTCCGCATTCGCGAACGCGTTTCCGCATCAACTGTCGGGCGGCATGGCGCAGCGCGCGGCGCTCGCACGCGCGCTCGTCAACGATCCGCAATTGCTGGTGCTCGACGAACCGTTCGGCAAGCTCGATTCGCTGACGCGCATGCGCATGCAGGGCGAGCTCGTGCAGCTGTGGCAGGCGCAGGGGTTTTCAGTGCTGCTCGTCACGCACGACGTCGAGGAAGCGCTGTACGTCGCGAATCGCGTGATCGTGCTCAGCGAGCGGCCCGCGCGCATCGTCGCGCAGGTGCGCAACGACGCGCCGTATCCGCGGCATCGGGACGACCCGGCGCTCGTCGCGCTACGCCGCCAGGTGCTGGCGCAACTGGGCCTCGACACCTGA
- a CDS encoding ABC transporter substrate-binding protein, translating to MTAFVPTSMSTRRRTLLRALAATPFASACAFADANDAHSTDGVTLILGDQAGGTRALVEAAKVLDGTPYAWRWANFQGAAPLFEAQRAGSVDLAPAGDLPVLAAAVGDPSLKIVATRVGSGAQLGILVAPRSTITSVSDLKGKTVFVSSARGSISQFQLYGALAEAGLSKDDVSVRFILPVDAFAAFASGSIEVWATFDPYYGIAVQRGGRVLRDGTGINSGLGFITASGGALADPRKRAAIADLLRRYQRAGDWAIANPEAYAQIYATLTRSPLDAARQITKRASLKQHFVNDSDIDALQKVADRAQRDAILPGRIDVRAISETHLANA from the coding sequence ATGACCGCATTCGTTCCAACGTCCATGTCGACGCGGCGGCGCACGCTGCTGCGTGCGCTTGCCGCGACACCGTTCGCCTCGGCTTGCGCGTTCGCGGATGCGAACGACGCCCACTCGACGGACGGCGTGACGCTCATTCTCGGCGATCAGGCGGGCGGCACGCGCGCACTCGTCGAAGCCGCGAAAGTGCTCGACGGCACGCCGTACGCGTGGCGCTGGGCCAACTTTCAGGGCGCGGCACCGCTGTTCGAAGCGCAACGGGCCGGTTCAGTCGATCTCGCGCCAGCGGGCGACTTGCCGGTACTCGCGGCGGCCGTCGGCGACCCATCGCTGAAAATCGTCGCGACGCGAGTAGGCTCGGGCGCGCAACTCGGCATTCTGGTCGCGCCGCGTTCCACGATTACTTCGGTATCGGATCTAAAGGGAAAGACGGTGTTCGTGTCGTCGGCGCGCGGCAGCATTTCGCAGTTCCAGCTGTATGGCGCGCTGGCCGAGGCGGGGTTGTCGAAAGACGACGTGTCGGTGCGCTTCATTCTGCCCGTCGATGCGTTCGCCGCGTTCGCATCGGGTTCGATCGAAGTATGGGCAACATTCGATCCGTACTACGGCATCGCCGTGCAGCGCGGCGGGCGTGTGCTGCGCGACGGCACCGGCATCAACAGCGGGCTCGGCTTCATCACGGCATCGGGCGGCGCGCTCGCGGACCCGCGCAAACGCGCCGCGATCGCGGACTTGCTGCGGCGTTATCAACGCGCGGGAGACTGGGCGATTGCGAACCCCGAGGCCTACGCGCAGATCTACGCAACGCTCACGCGTTCGCCACTCGATGCGGCGCGGCAGATCACGAAACGCGCGTCGCTGAAGCAGCATTTCGTCAACGACAGCGACATCGACGCGCTGCAAAAAGTCGCGGACCGCGCGCAGCGCGACGCGATCCTGCCAGGCCGCATCGACGTGCGCGCGATTTCGGAGACCCATCTTGCCAACGCATGA
- a CDS encoding ABC transporter substrate-binding protein — protein MNHFDDERAPTNLARRAWLGRAARTAGAATLGGAAFGLPGLRASADEAVKPLKLSWNAGAICTAPVPVAAQQGFFRKHGLQVELVNFAGSTDQLLEAIATGKSDAGVGMALRWIKPLEQGFDVKLTAGIHGGCMRLLATRASGIVDLQGLKGRTVGVSDMASPAKNFFAITLKKIGIDPDNDVRWRQYPAPLLGEALKKGEVQAIADGDPTIWTLRETDHLQEVSNNLCGEYANRVCCVLGVRGSLIRKDRSTAQALTQALLEATEWTANHPAEAAAIFAPNAPGANVAQLTGMLKSHTDRHHPVGDAFRKEIALYADDLKSVGVLNAGTSSDRFATRVFSDVLA, from the coding sequence ATGAACCATTTCGACGACGAGCGCGCGCCGACGAACCTCGCGCGCCGCGCATGGCTCGGCCGCGCCGCGCGGACAGCAGGCGCGGCCACGCTAGGCGGCGCCGCGTTCGGGCTGCCGGGGCTGCGCGCATCGGCCGATGAAGCGGTGAAGCCGCTCAAACTGTCGTGGAACGCGGGCGCGATCTGCACGGCGCCCGTGCCGGTCGCCGCGCAGCAAGGTTTTTTCCGCAAGCATGGGCTGCAAGTGGAACTCGTCAACTTCGCGGGCTCGACCGACCAGTTGCTCGAAGCGATCGCGACGGGCAAGTCCGATGCCGGCGTCGGCATGGCGCTGCGCTGGATCAAACCGCTGGAACAGGGATTCGACGTAAAGCTGACGGCGGGCATCCACGGTGGCTGCATGCGGCTGCTCGCGACGCGCGCATCCGGCATCGTCGATCTGCAAGGGCTCAAGGGGCGCACCGTCGGCGTCAGCGACATGGCGAGCCCGGCGAAGAATTTCTTCGCGATCACGCTGAAGAAGATCGGCATCGATCCCGACAACGACGTGCGCTGGCGCCAGTACCCGGCACCGCTGCTTGGCGAGGCGCTCAAGAAAGGGGAGGTGCAGGCGATCGCCGATGGTGACCCGACCATCTGGACGCTGCGCGAGACCGATCACCTGCAGGAGGTGTCGAACAATCTGTGCGGCGAGTACGCGAACCGCGTGTGCTGCGTGCTGGGCGTGCGCGGCTCACTGATCCGCAAGGACCGCTCAACCGCCCAGGCACTCACGCAGGCGCTGCTCGAAGCGACCGAATGGACCGCCAACCATCCGGCCGAGGCGGCGGCGATCTTCGCGCCGAACGCGCCGGGCGCGAACGTCGCGCAACTGACCGGGATGTTGAAGAGCCACACGGATCGTCACCATCCGGTCGGCGATGCGTTCAGGAAGGAAATCGCGCTTTACGCGGACGATCTTAAATCGGTCGGCGTGCTCAATGCGGGCACGAGTTCGGATCGCTTCGCGACGCGGGTGTTTTCCGACGTGTTGGCTTGA
- a CDS encoding class II aldolase/adducin family protein, which produces MSTVLADTRSPAFRPTPLRKFWFDDDAEPPRSLAQERLHRQQRLAGAFRLFARYGFAQGLAGHITARDPEWTDHFWVNPLGRHFGRIRVSDLLLVNSHGEIVIGDAPVNQAAFAIHAAIHEARSDVVAAAHTHSLYGKAWSTLGRKLDPLTQDSCAFYEDHALFDDFRGVVLDTTEGARIADALGSHKAVILKNHGILTAGPSVEAAAWWYIAFDNACHAQLLAQAAGTPQPIPHDMAALTHQQVGRANGARHAFDSLYEGLVEAEPELLD; this is translated from the coding sequence ATGAGCACCGTACTCGCCGATACGCGTTCGCCTGCATTTCGTCCCACGCCGCTACGCAAATTCTGGTTCGACGACGACGCCGAGCCGCCCCGCTCGCTCGCGCAAGAGCGCTTGCACCGGCAGCAGCGTCTTGCCGGCGCATTCCGTCTGTTCGCGCGTTACGGCTTCGCGCAGGGTCTGGCGGGTCACATCACCGCGCGCGATCCCGAATGGACCGATCATTTCTGGGTCAATCCGCTTGGCCGGCATTTCGGCCGCATCCGCGTGTCGGATCTGTTGCTCGTCAACAGTCACGGCGAGATCGTGATCGGCGACGCTCCGGTGAATCAGGCCGCGTTCGCGATTCATGCGGCGATTCACGAGGCACGGTCCGACGTGGTGGCCGCCGCGCATACCCATTCGCTGTATGGCAAGGCATGGTCGACGCTCGGACGCAAGCTCGATCCATTGACGCAAGACTCCTGCGCTTTCTACGAAGACCATGCGCTGTTCGACGACTTTCGCGGCGTCGTGCTCGACACCACCGAAGGCGCACGCATTGCAGACGCACTCGGGTCGCACAAGGCCGTGATCCTGAAGAACCACGGCATCCTCACGGCCGGTCCTTCCGTGGAAGCCGCCGCATGGTGGTACATCGCGTTCGACAACGCGTGCCATGCCCAACTGCTCGCACAGGCGGCCGGCACGCCGCAACCGATCCCGCACGACATGGCGGCCCTCACGCATCAGCAGGTCGGCCGCGCGAACGGCGCACGACATGCGTTCGATAGCCTCTATGAAGGGCTCGTCGAGGCCGAACCAGAGCTGCTCGACTGA
- a CDS encoding ABC transporter permease: MSTQSQTLELAGFADAAEPAAREQGKRVVAVLAALGWLAGAALTRWWPALDDWPYTRELLILKLVLAAASLAIGIAGRRAGTAAKLRPVTTSSRLDAWLDATPWLLALSLGITGWEIVTAQLEWLPRPFFAPPQALIAVYADDLPRLAASVGHSFVLLAYGYVAGALTGFVIGVAIGWSKAVGYWVHPVLRLIGPLPATAWLPLAFFFFPSSFSASVFLIALATAFPVAVLTWSGVASVNSAYYDVARTLGARPTFLILRVAIPAALPSVFVGLFMGLGASFAVLFVAEMMGVKAGLGWYLQWAQGWAAYPNMYAALLVMALMCSALITLLFRARDRLLAWQKGMLKW; the protein is encoded by the coding sequence GTGTCGACTCAATCGCAGACGCTTGAACTCGCCGGCTTTGCCGACGCCGCAGAACCTGCCGCGCGTGAACAAGGCAAGCGTGTCGTCGCTGTGCTGGCTGCGCTTGGCTGGCTCGCGGGCGCGGCGCTCACGCGATGGTGGCCCGCGCTCGACGATTGGCCGTACACGCGCGAACTGCTGATTCTGAAGCTGGTGCTCGCAGCGGCGTCGTTGGCAATCGGCATTGCCGGCCGCCGCGCAGGCACGGCGGCGAAACTACGCCCGGTCACCACAAGCTCCCGTCTCGACGCATGGCTCGATGCGACGCCGTGGCTGCTCGCGCTGTCGCTCGGCATCACCGGATGGGAAATCGTCACCGCGCAACTCGAATGGCTGCCGCGTCCGTTCTTCGCGCCGCCGCAAGCCCTGATCGCCGTCTACGCCGACGATCTGCCGCGGCTCGCCGCGAGCGTCGGACATTCATTCGTGCTGCTTGCTTATGGCTATGTCGCCGGTGCGTTGACCGGCTTCGTCATCGGCGTCGCGATCGGCTGGTCGAAGGCGGTCGGCTACTGGGTGCATCCCGTGCTGCGGCTGATCGGGCCGCTACCTGCCACCGCGTGGCTTCCGCTCGCGTTCTTCTTCTTTCCGTCGAGCTTCAGCGCGAGCGTGTTCCTGATCGCGCTGGCCACTGCGTTTCCGGTTGCCGTGCTCACGTGGTCCGGCGTCGCGAGCGTCAACTCCGCTTACTACGACGTGGCCCGCACGCTTGGCGCGCGACCCACCTTCCTGATCCTGCGCGTCGCGATTCCCGCCGCGTTGCCGTCCGTGTTCGTGGGCCTTTTCATGGGCCTCGGCGCGTCGTTTGCCGTGCTGTTCGTCGCGGAGATGATGGGCGTGAAGGCCGGACTCGGCTGGTACCTGCAATGGGCGCAGGGCTGGGCCGCCTATCCGAACATGTATGCCGCGCTGCTCGTGATGGCACTGATGTGCTCCGCCCTCATCACGCTGCTGTTCCGCGCGCGCGATCGTCTGCTCGCCTGGCAAAAAGGAATGCTGAAATGGTAG
- a CDS encoding cysteine dioxygenase, translated as MAIHRLRRFVGEIAHLVDSGVNEAGLLEQGAHALRELIRVDDWLPDAYLQPSVERYQQFLLYADARQRFSVVSFVWGPGQQTPIHDHTVWGLIGVLRGAELAAPYARNDDGTLRQTGAEVRLEAGDVEAVSPGIGDIHRVRNAYDDRTSISIHVYGANIGAVRRSTYTPDGLAKPFISGYSNDALPNLWDLSKEQHP; from the coding sequence ATGGCCATTCATAGACTGCGCCGTTTTGTTGGCGAAATTGCGCACCTCGTCGATTCAGGCGTGAACGAAGCCGGGTTGCTCGAACAGGGCGCGCACGCATTGCGCGAGCTAATCCGTGTCGACGACTGGCTACCGGACGCTTATCTGCAACCGTCCGTCGAGCGCTATCAGCAATTCCTGTTGTATGCCGATGCTCGCCAGCGCTTTAGCGTCGTCAGCTTCGTGTGGGGACCGGGACAGCAGACGCCGATTCACGACCACACGGTTTGGGGCTTGATCGGTGTGCTGCGCGGCGCCGAACTCGCCGCGCCGTACGCGCGCAACGACGACGGCACGCTGCGTCAGACGGGTGCCGAAGTGCGCCTCGAAGCGGGCGACGTCGAAGCGGTGTCACCGGGGATCGGCGATATTCATCGCGTGCGCAATGCGTATGACGACCGCACGTCGATCAGCATCCACGTGTATGGCGCGAACATCGGCGCGGTGCGCCGCTCGACCTATACGCCCGACGGCCTCGCCAAGCCCTTCATCTCCGGTTACTCGAACGACGCGCTCCCCAACCTGTGGGACCTCAGCAAGGAACAGCACCCCTGA
- a CDS encoding ABC transporter substrate-binding protein: MNRLLLKFSGVLLVACVPFAAMADSTLKVGDQQLQTHGILEASGQLNNLPYKIEWFNFPAAQPLGEALNAGAIDVGGLGDAPLIFAYAAGARVRAVAATRSIPRDLAIIVPDDSPIRTAADLKGKRIATTRGSIGHYLAIATLERAGIKLSDVSLRFMQPADAKAALASGNVDAWSTWDPYVALAEQKDHDRSIANGIGLSSGLSFQAATQTSIEDKHAEIADFLKRVAAGQRWALAHPDEVAAMQSKVTGLPPDVLKTVYQRAQLHPVTIDDGLVAEQQKTADLYHRADVIKTRLDVTPSFDRQFPLDAR, translated from the coding sequence ATGAATCGGCTTCTACTGAAGTTCTCCGGGGTTCTGCTCGTCGCGTGCGTGCCTTTTGCGGCTATGGCCGATTCCACGCTGAAAGTCGGCGACCAGCAGTTGCAGACGCACGGCATTCTCGAAGCCTCCGGACAACTGAATAATCTGCCGTACAAGATCGAATGGTTCAACTTCCCGGCTGCGCAACCGCTAGGCGAAGCGCTCAACGCGGGCGCGATCGACGTCGGCGGTCTCGGCGATGCGCCACTGATCTTCGCCTACGCCGCGGGCGCGCGAGTGCGCGCGGTCGCGGCGACGCGCTCGATTCCGCGTGACCTCGCGATCATCGTGCCCGACGACTCGCCGATCAGAACGGCCGCCGACCTCAAGGGCAAGCGCATTGCGACGACGCGCGGCTCGATCGGCCACTATCTCGCGATCGCGACGCTGGAGCGGGCCGGCATCAAGCTCTCCGACGTGTCGCTGCGCTTCATGCAGCCGGCCGATGCGAAGGCAGCGCTCGCGTCGGGCAATGTCGATGCATGGTCCACGTGGGACCCATACGTCGCGCTCGCCGAGCAAAAGGATCATGACCGCAGCATCGCCAACGGTATCGGCCTGTCGTCGGGTCTCAGTTTTCAGGCGGCGACGCAGACGTCGATCGAGGACAAGCATGCTGAAATCGCCGACTTCCTCAAGCGCGTAGCGGCAGGGCAGCGCTGGGCGCTCGCGCATCCGGACGAAGTCGCCGCGATGCAATCGAAGGTGACCGGCTTGCCGCCCGACGTGCTGAAGACCGTCTACCAACGCGCACAGCTGCATCCTGTCACGATCGACGACGGCCTCGTCGCCGAGCAGCAAAAGACCGCCGACCTCTATCACCGCGCCGACGTGATCAAGACGCGCCTCGACGTCACGCCAAGCTTCGACCGGCAATTCCCGCTCGACGCGCGATGA
- a CDS encoding contact-dependent growth inhibition system immunity protein: protein MLSDRYPRMYELFGAYFNQDFDLWGDTIPEIASCYKRDSPPDYHQEIINEINLFMNEHPGDLDSAFERDYGPGFNPELWGHTTASFLEELKRLFSDS, encoded by the coding sequence ATGTTATCAGATCGCTATCCTCGGATGTATGAACTTTTTGGCGCATATTTCAATCAGGATTTCGATTTATGGGGAGACACGATTCCTGAGATCGCTTCCTGTTATAAAAGGGATAGTCCGCCGGACTATCATCAGGAAATAATCAATGAAATAAATTTATTCATGAACGAGCACCCTGGCGACTTGGACTCCGCATTTGAAAGAGATTACGGCCCGGGGTTTAACCCGGAATTATGGGGCCACACGACCGCGTCGTTTCTTGAAGAATTAAAACGTCTCTTTAGCGACTCTTAG
- a CDS encoding rhodanese-related sulfurtransferase, whose product MTTYPVRTYEDVREALLARREIALLDVREEDPHAQAHPLFAANFPLSKLELDAYTRLPRRDVPIVLFDAGEGLATRAADKLTALGYTQVALLAGGLDGWIRAGGEVFCDVNVPGKAFGEFVEARRHTPSLSAEAVETLLTDGDDVIVLDARRFDEYQTMNIPGSISVPGAELVLRARALAPDPKTRVIVNCAGRTRSIIGAQSLVNAGLPNPVAALRNGTIGWTLAGQSLEHGSDRQFDPRAGLDAVNLGASRGAARALADRAGVGRTTLGEAARWAVDAWRTTYRFDVRTPAEYERAHAQGFQGAPGGQLVQETDMFAPVRGARVVLFDDDGVRANMTASWLAQMNIDVYVVDGAAPQDLTASGAWRGAKPEPASTPTVSAQELTALLADPSSGTLVIDVTASANHVKAHIPGAWWLVRSRLTSAIDDLRTLPDAKRYVITCATSALAKFAAPEIASLTGKPVQVLEGGTSAWIRAGLPTESGDAHLASPRIDRYRRPYEGTDNAREAMNAYLEWEYGLVAQLERDGTHGFFVL is encoded by the coding sequence ATGACGACCTATCCGGTTCGCACCTACGAAGATGTGCGCGAAGCACTTCTCGCGCGCCGCGAAATCGCGCTGCTCGACGTGCGCGAAGAAGACCCGCATGCGCAGGCTCATCCGCTTTTCGCTGCTAATTTCCCCCTGTCGAAACTCGAACTCGACGCCTATACGCGTCTGCCGCGCCGCGATGTGCCGATCGTGCTGTTCGATGCCGGCGAAGGACTTGCCACACGCGCCGCCGACAAGCTGACGGCGCTTGGCTACACCCAGGTCGCGTTGCTCGCGGGTGGCCTCGACGGGTGGATTCGCGCCGGCGGCGAGGTGTTTTGCGACGTCAACGTGCCAGGCAAGGCGTTTGGCGAATTCGTCGAAGCGCGCCGGCACACGCCGTCTTTGTCGGCTGAGGCCGTCGAGACGCTGCTAACCGATGGCGACGACGTCATCGTGCTCGACGCGCGACGTTTCGACGAATACCAGACTATGAACATTCCCGGCAGCATCAGCGTGCCCGGTGCCGAACTCGTGCTGCGTGCGCGTGCGCTCGCACCGGACCCGAAGACGCGCGTGATCGTCAATTGCGCGGGACGCACGCGCAGCATCATCGGCGCTCAATCGCTCGTCAATGCGGGTTTGCCGAATCCCGTCGCGGCGCTGCGCAACGGCACGATCGGCTGGACGCTCGCGGGACAGTCGCTCGAACATGGCAGCGACCGGCAGTTCGATCCTCGAGCCGGGCTGGACGCGGTCAACCTCGGCGCGTCGCGTGGCGCGGCGCGCGCGCTTGCCGACCGCGCAGGGGTGGGCCGCACGACACTCGGCGAAGCCGCGCGCTGGGCCGTCGACGCGTGGCGCACCACCTATCGCTTCGACGTGCGCACGCCCGCCGAATACGAACGCGCGCATGCGCAGGGCTTTCAGGGCGCACCGGGCGGCCAGCTCGTTCAGGAAACCGACATGTTTGCCCCCGTGCGCGGCGCGCGCGTGGTGCTGTTCGACGACGATGGTGTGCGCGCGAACATGACCGCCTCTTGGCTCGCGCAGATGAACATCGACGTGTATGTCGTCGACGGCGCCGCACCGCAAGACCTCACCGCAAGCGGCGCGTGGCGTGGCGCAAAGCCCGAGCCGGCGTCCACGCCTACCGTGTCCGCGCAGGAACTAACCGCGCTCCTCGCAGACCCTTCGAGCGGCACGCTCGTGATCGACGTCACGGCGAGCGCAAATCACGTGAAAGCCCATATTCCGGGCGCCTGGTGGCTCGTGCGCTCGCGGCTCACGAGCGCCATCGACGATCTGCGCACGCTACCCGATGCGAAACGCTACGTGATCACGTGCGCGACGAGCGCGCTCGCGAAGTTCGCCGCGCCGGAGATTGCCTCGCTGACTGGCAAGCCGGTGCAGGTTCTCGAAGGTGGCACGTCGGCGTGGATCCGCGCGGGCTTGCCGACCGAAAGCGGCGATGCGCATCTCGCGTCGCCGCGCATCGATCGTTACCGGCGTCCCTATGAAGGCACCGACAACGCGCGCGAGGCAATGAACGCATATCTGGAATGGGAGTACGGCCTCGTCGCGCAGCTCGAGCGCGACGGCACACATGGGTTCTTCGTGCTATGA
- a CDS encoding RNase A-like domain-containing protein encodes MSYQQDSDGVRVVLSAPQLAAVLTRQSISHTDMLSNRLWGGLQLVGGLLEMVGAGVLCVMPEPTMASKAGCIVFGAHGSDTAAAGLRQVWTGQDTATLTQQGTTKLAEAMKASPDMANNIGLSLDMVVPFGFAGSIKAARAASVTMGRINLRMHEAKAFKPRLGGHTLLKQVEKDEAWLLDRLKREPKREIVSSFYNLRVAELAISDVMNSNAIKIRNWARSSNNNIPLTLVKRVEGNIGYGIKRKNLKFTQMNLVTVVLKYQTYNNMPYYVLTAYVE; translated from the coding sequence ATGTCGTATCAACAGGATTCGGACGGCGTGCGCGTCGTGCTCAGTGCGCCGCAACTCGCAGCAGTGCTCACCCGCCAGTCGATCAGCCACACGGACATGCTTTCCAACCGGCTATGGGGCGGGTTGCAACTCGTAGGGGGCCTGCTGGAAATGGTCGGAGCCGGGGTGCTGTGTGTGATGCCGGAACCGACGATGGCAAGCAAGGCCGGATGTATCGTGTTCGGCGCACACGGGTCTGACACGGCGGCAGCGGGTTTGCGTCAGGTCTGGACAGGACAGGATACGGCCACGCTGACCCAGCAGGGCACGACGAAGCTGGCTGAGGCGATGAAGGCCAGTCCCGACATGGCGAACAATATCGGCCTGTCGCTCGATATGGTCGTGCCGTTCGGCTTTGCTGGCTCGATCAAGGCTGCGCGCGCGGCCAGTGTCACAATGGGCCGGATCAATCTGCGCATGCACGAGGCGAAAGCGTTCAAGCCCAGGCTCGGGGGGCACACACTCCTGAAGCAAGTCGAAAAGGACGAGGCGTGGCTACTGGATCGACTTAAACGGGAACCAAAAAGGGAGATTGTTTCGTCGTTCTATAACCTTCGCGTAGCAGAGTTAGCTATATCGGATGTTATGAATTCAAATGCGATAAAAATCCGGAATTGGGCGCGTTCATCGAACAACAATATTCCTCTTACTTTGGTTAAGCGGGTTGAGGGAAATATTGGGTATGGAATAAAAAGAAAAAACCTCAAGTTTACGCAAATGAATCTAGTTACGGTCGTGCTGAAATATCAAACATACAACAATATGCCGTATTATGTGCTCACTGCCTACGTGGAATAA